In Candidatus Nanosynbacter lyticus, one genomic interval encodes:
- the dnaE gene encoding DNA polymerase III subunit alpha yields the protein MTGGNSGQSSPAALKPSDFVHLHNHTFHSVLDGLTKINDLVDKVKEFGMEAAAVTDHGTMSGILDYYKTAKKAGIKPILGIETYVAARSRFDRDPAKDKQRFHLTVLAMNNTGFHNLMKLSTQANLEGMYYKPRTDHDLLEELNEGLIVLSGCASGEIGVALRDDDYDRARDIAKWYKSVFGDRYYLELQDHGHPKSNTRWDVQAKINEGLIKLSKELDIEMVVTCDGHYLTHDHQDAHEILLCVGTGSYLSDEKRMSLKDFELHLTDPRDIIDHWGEEYPEVVRNTKKVADRCDVEIELGRILIPKYPLPDGENEHSYLLKLTYQGLLQRYNGASKEEAEKLDPDDIIPQLSDEVRQRAEMELGVMGNMGYEGYFLIVQDFINWGKSQGIVFGPGRGSAAGSIIAYALNITDLDPLKYGLLFERFLNPDRISMPDIDVDIQDTRRDEVIEYCAEKYGRDHVSNIATFGKMFGRMAVRDVARVLEVPYAESDRLAKLVPPPNQGRHIPLSVSIKEDADLRREYENNPTAKEVLDYAIQLEGTIRSHGVHACGVVIAPDTLVNYIPLEMAQKGVVATQFPMGEVEELGLLKMDFLGLSNLTIINNAMRIIRKAYNTEINLSQLPLDDKKTYELFQRGDTTGVFQLESAGMKRYLRGLKPTTFEDIIAMVALYRPGPMQFIDSFIRRKHGEEEITYLHPGMKNSLKNTYGILVYQEQFMQISKEWCGFTGGQADTLRKAVGKKKIDLMKKVKPEFVEGAVKVGGATKEIAETFWTQLEEFANYCFNKSHAACYGLIAYWTAYLKAHYPDAFMAALMTSDHDDTDRLAIEITECKHMGIDVLSPDVNESFVEFAVVPNENKIRFGMSAVKGVGVGAVEEVLRAREEGAFLSVEDFAKRVSTSKFNRKAWESLIKSGAFDNMGDRSDLLFNLDSITAFSSKLQKEAASGQTNLFGMLGDDTASVQSILNLQKAPVKHDDKERLMWERELLGLYISAHPLDRYETYLSEQTQPLTQLVPEYDSRMMTVGGIISTVRTIVTKSGSKMAFVGIEDKFGEGEIIVFPNLYEKVGAKLLQDTVIRVSGKNSARDRDGNLGSESKLIADDIIAITDNDINGYESTGRKMDAPKVSSAVKKERREAYRSQKNGITPKPVVKSDADKFQPKTQPAPVNVTPEIPASKLFVYIKDPNDHPRLVKMKSVCGENAGTTDVVLVLGEKEKSAMRLPFKVDANDNLLSQLKNTLGEECVILK from the coding sequence ATGACTGGGGGAAATAGCGGACAATCTTCGCCGGCGGCTTTGAAGCCGTCTGATTTCGTACACCTGCATAATCACACCTTTCATTCGGTGCTGGATGGCTTGACTAAAATCAATGATTTGGTTGATAAAGTCAAAGAGTTTGGGATGGAGGCGGCGGCGGTAACTGACCACGGTACGATGAGTGGCATCCTTGACTATTATAAGACCGCCAAAAAAGCCGGTATTAAACCGATCCTCGGTATTGAGACATACGTAGCGGCACGTTCACGCTTTGACCGCGACCCAGCCAAGGACAAGCAGCGCTTTCACTTGACGGTGTTAGCGATGAACAACACCGGCTTTCATAATCTAATGAAGTTGTCTACGCAAGCCAACTTGGAGGGAATGTACTATAAGCCGCGGACTGATCATGATTTATTAGAAGAGTTGAACGAGGGTTTAATTGTACTGAGCGGTTGCGCCAGTGGTGAAATTGGTGTGGCGCTTAGAGATGATGATTATGATCGAGCGCGAGATATTGCCAAATGGTACAAGTCAGTCTTTGGTGATAGGTATTATCTCGAGTTGCAAGATCACGGCCATCCAAAATCAAATACGCGCTGGGACGTCCAGGCAAAAATCAATGAGGGCTTGATTAAGCTATCGAAGGAGCTGGATATCGAGATGGTGGTGACTTGCGACGGGCACTACTTGACGCATGATCATCAAGACGCGCACGAAATTTTGCTATGTGTCGGTACCGGTTCGTATCTAAGTGACGAAAAGCGGATGAGTCTGAAGGATTTTGAGCTGCATTTAACTGACCCACGGGATATTATTGACCATTGGGGCGAGGAATATCCAGAAGTCGTTCGCAACACCAAAAAGGTCGCCGACCGCTGCGATGTTGAAATTGAGCTGGGCCGCATCCTCATTCCGAAATATCCGCTGCCCGATGGCGAAAATGAGCATTCGTACCTGCTGAAATTGACCTATCAAGGCTTGCTGCAGCGCTACAACGGCGCCTCCAAAGAAGAAGCCGAAAAATTAGATCCTGACGACATCATTCCGCAATTATCCGACGAAGTTCGCCAGCGCGCCGAGATGGAGCTGGGCGTGATGGGCAATATGGGCTACGAGGGTTATTTTTTGATCGTCCAGGATTTTATCAACTGGGGCAAATCCCAGGGGATTGTCTTCGGGCCGGGTCGGGGCAGTGCGGCTGGCTCGATTATCGCCTACGCACTGAATATTACTGACCTTGACCCGCTAAAGTACGGTCTGCTGTTTGAACGTTTCCTTAATCCAGATCGTATTTCCATGCCGGATATCGACGTCGATATTCAAGACACCCGACGTGACGAAGTGATTGAATATTGCGCTGAAAAATATGGACGCGATCATGTGTCGAATATCGCTACCTTTGGTAAAATGTTTGGGCGTATGGCGGTGCGCGATGTCGCCAGGGTGCTGGAAGTTCCTTACGCCGAGAGCGACCGCTTGGCTAAGTTGGTGCCGCCGCCAAACCAGGGTCGTCATATTCCGCTATCGGTCAGTATTAAAGAAGATGCAGATTTGCGCCGTGAGTATGAGAATAATCCTACTGCCAAAGAAGTATTAGATTATGCTATTCAGCTTGAAGGCACGATTCGCAGCCACGGAGTTCATGCTTGTGGTGTGGTGATCGCGCCAGACACGCTGGTTAATTATATTCCGCTGGAAATGGCACAAAAAGGCGTGGTGGCTACTCAATTCCCGATGGGTGAAGTTGAGGAACTGGGGCTTCTTAAGATGGATTTTTTGGGCCTCAGTAACCTTACGATTATTAACAACGCCATGCGGATTATCCGAAAAGCTTATAATACAGAGATTAATCTTTCGCAGCTGCCGCTTGACGATAAGAAAACTTATGAGCTATTCCAGCGCGGCGATACAACCGGAGTATTCCAGTTGGAGTCGGCGGGGATGAAGCGGTATTTGCGCGGACTAAAGCCGACCACATTTGAGGATATTATCGCTATGGTGGCTCTTTATCGTCCGGGCCCGATGCAGTTTATTGACAGTTTTATTCGGCGCAAACATGGCGAAGAAGAAATAACTTATTTGCATCCTGGAATGAAAAACTCACTAAAAAATACTTACGGAATTTTGGTCTACCAAGAGCAATTTATGCAGATTTCTAAGGAATGGTGCGGCTTTACTGGTGGTCAGGCTGATACGCTGCGTAAAGCTGTTGGTAAGAAAAAGATTGACTTGATGAAAAAAGTTAAGCCTGAATTTGTCGAAGGTGCGGTTAAGGTCGGTGGCGCTACTAAGGAAATTGCGGAAACGTTTTGGACACAGCTGGAGGAGTTCGCTAACTATTGTTTCAATAAATCGCACGCTGCTTGTTATGGCTTGATTGCCTATTGGACGGCTTATTTGAAGGCGCATTATCCGGACGCGTTTATGGCAGCACTGATGACCAGTGACCATGATGACACGGATCGTTTGGCAATTGAGATCACGGAATGTAAACATATGGGAATTGATGTGCTTAGTCCAGATGTCAATGAATCGTTCGTTGAATTTGCTGTGGTGCCTAATGAAAATAAAATTCGCTTTGGTATGTCAGCAGTGAAGGGTGTCGGTGTTGGTGCGGTTGAGGAAGTCTTGCGGGCGCGCGAGGAAGGCGCGTTCTTGTCGGTGGAGGATTTCGCCAAGCGTGTTTCGACCAGCAAGTTTAATCGTAAGGCTTGGGAATCTCTTATTAAGTCCGGCGCCTTTGACAATATGGGCGATCGGTCGGATTTGCTATTCAATCTGGACTCCATCACGGCATTTTCCTCTAAGCTTCAAAAAGAAGCCGCCAGTGGTCAGACTAATTTGTTCGGTATGTTGGGTGATGACACGGCAAGCGTTCAGTCGATACTTAATCTACAGAAAGCGCCAGTAAAGCATGATGATAAAGAACGTCTGATGTGGGAGCGGGAACTACTGGGGCTGTATATTTCGGCACACCCGCTTGATAGATACGAGACTTATCTAAGCGAGCAAACTCAGCCATTGACGCAATTGGTTCCGGAGTATGACAGCCGAATGATGACGGTCGGCGGAATTATTAGTACAGTTCGGACAATTGTGACGAAGAGTGGCTCAAAGATGGCGTTTGTGGGAATTGAGGATAAATTTGGTGAGGGTGAAATAATTGTCTTTCCGAATTTGTATGAAAAAGTTGGCGCTAAGTTGCTTCAGGATACGGTAATTCGAGTTTCTGGTAAAAACTCAGCGCGAGATCGTGATGGAAATTTGGGTAGTGAAAGTAAACTCATTGCTGATGACATTATCGCGATTACAGACAATGATATTAATGGCTATGAGTCAACTGGTCGTAAGATGGACGCTCCAAAGGTTAGTTCTGCGGTTAAGAAAGAACGCCGCGAGGCTTATCGCAGTCAGAAGAATGGAATCACGCCCAAGCCTGTCGTAAAATCTGATGCGGATAAGTTTCAGCCAAAAACTCAACCGGCGCCGGTTAACGTTACTCCGGAAATCCCCGCCTCCAAGTTGTTTGTATATATTAAAGACCCGAATGATCATCCGCGGTTAGTGAAAATGAAGTCTGTTTGTGGTGAGAATGCTGGCACGACTGACGTGGTTTTGGTTCTGGGGGAAAAGGAAAAATCAGCCATGCGTCTGCCATTTAAGGTGGATGCTAATGATAACCTATTAAGCCAATTAAAAAACACTCTGGGTGAAGAGTGCGTAATTCTAAAGTGA
- a CDS encoding DUF5665 domain-containing protein — MAEKTAKKQPDKLSRKVIRDNENGARQAILEDLFFDFHRSRRQVYWMNFIRGIFFGVGSALGATLLITLLIWLLGQFADIFPPLADFINHLIETMQHRQ; from the coding sequence ATGGCAGAAAAAACAGCCAAAAAACAACCAGATAAATTATCACGAAAAGTTATTCGTGATAATGAAAACGGTGCTAGACAGGCGATTTTAGAGGATTTATTTTTTGATTTTCATCGTTCGCGGCGCCAAGTCTATTGGATGAATTTTATTCGTGGAATTTTCTTTGGTGTCGGTAGTGCGCTGGGTGCGACATTGTTAATCACATTGTTAATCTGGTTACTGGGACAATTTGCGGATATTTTTCCGCCGCTGGCTGATTTTATCAATCATCTGATTGAGACGATGCAGCACCGTCAATAA
- a CDS encoding UTP--glucose-1-phosphate uridylyltransferase — protein sequence MKKPTKAIIAAAGFGTRFLPQTKAMPKEMLPLIDKPIIQYVVEELVEAGIKDIIIIGSANKRAIEDHFDAPNEELLANLRAGGAKKQPLIDTVQRLSEMANFVYIRQKGPYGNATPLACASHLIRHDEPVIYTFADDFITANPSRFRQMIEASENLQGAVLSCKKITDDSEFDRYGIVNGQQINDGVIKMTNIVEKPGKTNAPSDLASVSSYLLPGEIFGYLDKAKDQFDGHGEFTIQPIMQEMIDDGFDFYGVEITNGTYYDTGDKLEYLKTVIDFGLRDPNFGDKLRAHLTNRLK from the coding sequence ATGAAAAAACCAACCAAAGCTATCATCGCCGCTGCTGGTTTTGGTACGCGATTTTTGCCTCAGACCAAAGCTATGCCCAAAGAAATGCTGCCGCTGATTGATAAGCCAATCATCCAGTATGTCGTCGAGGAATTAGTTGAAGCAGGCATCAAAGATATTATTATCATTGGTAGTGCCAATAAGCGAGCGATTGAAGATCATTTTGACGCGCCGAACGAAGAGCTGCTAGCTAACTTGCGCGCTGGTGGCGCTAAAAAGCAGCCGCTGATTGATACTGTACAGCGTTTGTCTGAGATGGCTAACTTCGTTTATATCCGCCAGAAAGGTCCTTACGGCAATGCAACGCCGCTGGCTTGCGCCTCGCATTTAATTCGCCACGATGAACCGGTGATTTATACTTTTGCCGATGACTTTATAACGGCTAATCCAAGTCGTTTCCGGCAGATGATCGAGGCGTCAGAAAATCTTCAGGGCGCAGTGTTGTCATGTAAGAAAATTACCGATGATTCAGAGTTTGATCGTTATGGCATCGTTAATGGCCAGCAAATTAACGATGGTGTTATAAAAATGACTAATATCGTCGAGAAGCCTGGAAAAACCAATGCGCCGTCTGACCTAGCGAGTGTCAGTAGCTATTTGCTGCCTGGTGAGATTTTTGGCTATTTGGATAAAGCCAAAGACCAGTTTGATGGTCATGGCGAATTCACCATCCAGCCGATTATGCAGGAGATGATTGATGATGGGTTTGATTTTTATGGCGTGGAGATTACCAACGGTACGTACTACGACACCGGTGATAAATTAGAGTACCTGAAGACAGTGATTGATTTTGGGTTGCGCGATCCTAACTTTGGCGACAAGCTACGCGCCCATCTGACCAATCGCTTAAAATAA
- the gatB gene encoding Asp-tRNA(Asn)/Glu-tRNA(Gln) amidotransferase subunit GatB has translation MMSVYDEYEMTIGIECHVQLATKTKLFSPADNDARDAEPNEKTHQIDFGLPGMLPVLNKHAVELAVRAGKALNAPIARVSRFDRKHYFYPDLPKGYQTSQMYQPIILAGYVDAPLEDGSLKRVRIHHAHMEEDAGKLTHHDGYSLVDLNRAGTPLIEIVSEPDIHSAEEAKAYASELHKLMVYAGVTHGDLYHGNMRFDVNISVAKKGATELGKRAEVKNLNSFRSVERAAEYEFKRQVDLLESGESVVQETRGWSDDKQITTSQRSKEDAQDYRYMPDADIPPVVLSDEEIARIQAEVPMLPGEYREKWSGLGLDKSVVNSLLSNQNYARIMLEVQEKSGDASAKRVAHWFASALTAGDNDTNNDSTSVDASAPRVSVEDLVELAEMTEKAEISSTNAKELFNELLAGAIHPRKLAEEKNLLQVSDEGAIAAIVDEVLSDPASGASIADIKAGKDKAIGYLVGQVMKRSKGQANPSLAQKLIREKL, from the coding sequence ATGATGAGTGTATATGATGAATATGAAATGACTATTGGTATCGAATGCCACGTCCAGCTGGCGACCAAGACCAAATTGTTCAGCCCGGCTGACAACGACGCCCGCGACGCCGAGCCAAACGAAAAAACGCACCAAATCGACTTCGGTCTGCCAGGAATGCTACCAGTGCTCAACAAGCACGCTGTCGAACTGGCGGTGCGCGCCGGTAAAGCGTTGAATGCGCCGATTGCTCGCGTTAGCCGATTTGATCGCAAACATTATTTCTATCCTGACCTGCCAAAGGGCTATCAGACCTCACAGATGTACCAGCCGATCATTTTGGCTGGCTATGTCGATGCGCCGCTGGAGGATGGCTCGCTCAAACGAGTACGGATTCATCACGCGCACATGGAGGAAGACGCTGGCAAGTTGACTCATCACGATGGGTACTCGTTGGTCGACCTCAACCGTGCTGGTACGCCGCTGATCGAAATTGTTTCTGAGCCGGATATTCATTCTGCCGAGGAGGCCAAAGCCTACGCTTCGGAGCTGCACAAATTAATGGTTTATGCTGGCGTGACGCACGGTGATTTGTATCATGGTAACATGCGCTTTGACGTTAATATTTCGGTGGCTAAGAAAGGCGCGACTGAGCTCGGTAAGCGCGCGGAAGTCAAAAATCTCAATTCGTTTCGCAGCGTCGAGCGTGCCGCTGAATACGAATTCAAACGTCAAGTTGACCTGCTGGAAAGTGGTGAGTCGGTGGTGCAGGAGACCCGCGGCTGGAGTGATGATAAACAAATTACCACTTCGCAGCGTTCAAAAGAGGACGCCCAGGATTATCGCTACATGCCTGATGCTGACATTCCGCCAGTGGTGCTGAGCGATGAGGAAATTGCGCGAATTCAGGCTGAAGTACCGATGTTGCCGGGTGAATATCGTGAAAAATGGAGCGGACTAGGCTTGGATAAATCAGTGGTTAATTCGCTGCTATCGAACCAAAATTACGCCCGTATCATGCTGGAAGTTCAAGAGAAATCAGGTGACGCGTCTGCTAAGCGAGTGGCACACTGGTTTGCTAGTGCTTTGACCGCTGGCGATAATGACACCAATAATGACAGTACGTCAGTTGATGCTAGTGCGCCGCGCGTATCAGTTGAGGATTTGGTGGAGCTGGCGGAGATGACCGAGAAGGCGGAGATTTCCAGTACCAATGCCAAGGAATTGTTTAATGAATTATTGGCGGGTGCCATACATCCGCGCAAGCTTGCCGAAGAAAAGAACTTGCTGCAGGTATCTGACGAAGGCGCCATTGCCGCCATCGTCGACGAAGTACTCAGCGACCCAGCCTCGGGAGCTTCCATTGCTGACATTAAAGCCGGTAAAGATAAGGCCATTGGTTACCTAGTTGGTCAAGTCATGAAGCGTTCTAAAGGTCAGGCTAATCCGAGCCTGGCGCAGAAATTGATTCGCGAAAAATTATAG
- the gatA gene encoding Asp-tRNA(Asn)/Glu-tRNA(Gln) amidotransferase subunit GatA yields MSRISDFTGKSAVENVKEALRRAREIEEYHALLSLTEERALERAELVDKGEVSGRLSGVPFVVKDNFLAFGAPTTAAAKMLENFNAPLQATAVEKLEAEGAICIGKANLDAFAHGGSTENSAFGPTKNAADKTRVAGGSSGGSAVVTALDVVPFALGTDTGGSIRQPASFNGVVGVKSTYGAVSRYGVVAMASSTDTIGCFARNADDANLVMEIMAGRDDKDMTTLPDFWQSQPGFTKKKIGLVKQCMTDSVDAAVRQTTLDYAGKLKRLGYDVEEVDLSMMQHSLAMYYIIVPAEISSNLARYDGVRYGHRAAEVKTLAELYGRSRNEGFTMENKRRIMIGSFVLSSGFFDAYYMQAQKARTLLINEFKQLFAEYDALLMPVAPTPAFKLGENTNDPIKMYLADIMTVPASLAGLPAISVPAGSNDEGLPIGVQLIGDRQSDSNLLKLASEVEAA; encoded by the coding sequence ATGAGTCGGATTAGTGATTTTACCGGAAAGAGTGCAGTCGAAAATGTCAAAGAGGCGTTGCGACGAGCGCGCGAGATTGAAGAATATCATGCACTACTCAGTTTAACGGAAGAGCGGGCGTTGGAGCGAGCCGAGCTGGTGGATAAGGGCGAAGTTTCTGGGCGGCTGTCCGGCGTGCCATTTGTTGTGAAAGACAATTTTTTGGCCTTTGGGGCGCCGACAACTGCTGCCGCAAAAATGCTCGAGAATTTTAACGCGCCACTGCAAGCCACAGCCGTTGAGAAGTTGGAGGCTGAAGGCGCAATCTGCATCGGCAAGGCCAACTTGGACGCCTTTGCCCATGGCGGTTCGACAGAAAACTCGGCCTTTGGTCCGACCAAAAACGCTGCGGACAAAACTCGCGTAGCTGGCGGTTCATCGGGTGGTTCGGCGGTAGTGACAGCGCTTGATGTGGTGCCGTTTGCGCTGGGTACAGACACTGGCGGTTCGATTCGTCAGCCTGCCAGCTTTAACGGCGTAGTCGGTGTTAAGTCAACTTACGGTGCAGTCAGTCGCTACGGCGTAGTAGCTATGGCCTCGAGCACCGACACTATTGGTTGTTTCGCGAGGAATGCTGATGACGCTAATTTGGTGATGGAAATCATGGCGGGCCGTGACGACAAGGATATGACCACGCTACCGGACTTTTGGCAGAGTCAGCCAGGCTTTACTAAGAAGAAGATTGGTTTGGTGAAGCAGTGTATGACTGATAGCGTGGACGCGGCAGTTCGCCAAACAACGCTTGATTATGCTGGGAAATTGAAGCGGCTGGGTTATGATGTTGAAGAAGTGGACCTCAGCATGATGCAGCATTCGCTGGCCATGTATTACATCATTGTACCAGCGGAGATATCGTCAAACTTGGCGCGCTATGATGGCGTGCGTTATGGCCACCGGGCGGCTGAAGTGAAAACGCTGGCGGAATTGTATGGTCGCAGCCGCAACGAAGGTTTTACGATGGAGAATAAACGGCGAATTATGATCGGTAGTTTTGTGTTGTCGAGCGGTTTCTTTGACGCTTACTATATGCAGGCACAAAAAGCGCGCACGCTGCTTATCAATGAGTTCAAACAGTTGTTTGCTGAGTACGACGCACTGTTGATGCCAGTTGCACCAACACCGGCGTTCAAACTTGGCGAAAATACCAATGATCCAATCAAGATGTACCTAGCGGATATCATGACGGTGCCAGCCAGCCTGGCGGGGCTGCCGGCAATTTCCGTGCCAGCTGGAAGTAACGATGAAGGCTTGCCAATTGGCGTGCAGCTGATTGGTGACCGCCAGTCAGACAGCAACTTGCTGAAGTTGGCGTCAGAAGTGGAGGCTGCCTGA
- the gatC gene encoding Asp-tRNA(Asn)/Glu-tRNA(Gln) amidotransferase subunit GatC, whose protein sequence is MTNISTSDIQHLASLSSLALADDEVDGLRQDLENIIGYIEQLGELDTSGVESTYQVTGLENVWREDEVQSGISRDELLELAPEKQNNQVKVPQVL, encoded by the coding sequence ATGACAAATATTTCTACCAGTGATATTCAGCACTTGGCGAGTTTAAGTAGTCTGGCATTGGCCGATGATGAAGTTGATGGACTACGCCAGGATTTGGAAAATATAATTGGCTATATTGAGCAGCTGGGCGAGCTCGATACGTCTGGTGTGGAGTCAACTTATCAAGTGACGGGTCTAGAAAATGTCTGGCGTGAAGATGAGGTTCAGTCAGGGATTTCTCGAGACGAGTTACTTGAGCTGGCGCCTGAAAAACAGAACAATCAAGTGAAAGTGCCGCAGGTATTGTAA